Proteins from a genomic interval of Zingiber officinale cultivar Zhangliang chromosome 1B, Zo_v1.1, whole genome shotgun sequence:
- the LOC122000419 gene encoding dehydration-responsive element-binding protein 1C-like — translation MEMSLGNDGAAAAAAAEPNSRGEANWYYSTVSEAPPKRPAGRTKFHETRHPVYRGVRRRGAAGRWVCEVREPHKKSRIWLGTFPTAEMAARAHDVAAMMLRGRDACLNFADSAWRLRVPASFSSSRDIARAAAQAVEAFRPPPVSLGSKDDSGASSGATGVAPATYPSASTVVEGTPSMADHATGHHSETGGGEALELLSYDHMDMDYYDFADMHSTSQEFLVQTPAGGGGGGFGWDDEDSGADVPLWSYSI, via the coding sequence ATGGAGATGTCACTCGGTAATGacggcgccgccgccgccgccgccgccgaacCGAATTCCCGAGGGGAAGCGAATTGGTACTACTCGACGGTGTCGGAGGCGCCGCCGAAGCGGCCGGCGGGGAGGACCAAGTTCCACGAAACGCGGCACCCGGTATACAGGGGAGTGCGTCGGCGCGGCGCCGCGGGGAGGTGGGTGTGCGAGGTGCGAGAGCCCCACAAGAAGTCGAGGATCTGGCTGGGCACGTTCCCGACAGCCGAGATGGCCGCGCGAGCGCACGACGTGGCCGCGATGATGCTCCGCGGCCGCGACGCCTGCCTCAACTTCGCCGACTCGGCGTGGCGGCTCCGCGTGCCGGCGTCGTTCTCCAGCTCCAGGGACATCGCGCGGGCCGCGGCGCAGGCCGTGGAGGCGTTCCGGCCGCCTCCGGTTTCGTTGGGATCGAAGGACGACTCCGGCGCATCCTCTGGGGCGACAGGCGTCGCGCCAGCTACTTACCCGTCGGCGTCGACGGTGGTGGAGGGTACGCCGTCGATGGCGGACCATGCCACCGGCCACCACAGCGAAACCGGCGGGGGGGAGGCACTGGAGTTGCTGAGTTACGACCACATGGATATGGACTACTATGACTTCGCCGACATGCATTCAACGTCCCAGGAATTTCTGGTACAAACACCggcaggcggcggcggcggcggcttcGGTTGGGACGACGAGGACTCCGGCGCTGACGTGCCACTCTGGAGCTACTCCATCTGA